A region from the Drosophila mauritiana strain mau12 chromosome 2L, ASM438214v1, whole genome shotgun sequence genome encodes:
- the LOC117144447 gene encoding uncharacterized protein LOC117144447, whose product MGADKLPEIRALAEVVKPHFSGARLLNYKTSSLTKPGDNYGSVLLAIHARLQKPNGESFEEQLVAKVPPIDPKYWQFFQPERTCLTENAVYKILAPALAVLQDEAGVPAESQFKGFPRFYGCRESLESNSSKVDHNAVLVLENLRSSGYVSGQRLKPFDLAHTLLALKYMAEFHALSLALRILRPEVFRKQVKPFFKKFDWHAEAPEWKSVMKAETLEDIRRATNNDSRLVARMKELSDQFFEFLAAAPDRPDGPFTSIIHCDFWINNMMFRYGPSGTPIELKIVDFQTAQYDSVVHDIISFLLSSVDTAILEIEFEHMLEAYYEAFVRCLRRVGAKLEVHTFKEFLLEVKRVAYIQVPHAIFMTRFILADSALIGDAEAEECPKLTDVLKNTGSERISRKLSQILNLAEKFDILY is encoded by the exons ATGGGTGCGGACAAGCTGCCCGAAATTCGGGCTCTTGCTGAAGTGGTTAAACCCCACTTTTCAGGGGCCCGCCTCCTTAATTATAAGACAAGCAGTCTGACGAAACCGGGCGATAACTACGGAAGCGTTCTCCTGGCAATTCATGCCCGGCTGCAGAAACCCAATGGTGAGTCGTTCGAGGAGCAGCTGGTGGCTAAAGTGCCTCCGATCGACCCCAAGTACTGGCAGTTTTTCCAGCCTGAGCGAACATGCCTCACTGAGAACGCTGTTTACAAGATTTTGGCCCCTGCTCTGGCCGTCCTTCAAGATGAAGCTGGGGTCCCTGCCGAGAGCCAATTTAAAGGATTTCCTCGCTTCTATGGCTGTCGCGAATCTCTCGAATCCAACTCCTCAAAGGTAGACCACAATGCCGTGTTGGTGCTGGAAAATTTGCGTAGCAGTGGCTACGTCTCCGGCCAGAGGCTAAAACCTTTCGATCTGGCCCACACGCTGCTAGCCCTTAAATATATGGCCGAGTTCCACGCCCTTTCTCTGGCTCTGCGAATTCTCCGACCAGAGGTGTTCCGGAAACAGGTCAAGCCGTTCTTCAAAAAGTTCGATTGGCATGCTGAAGCGCCCGAGTGGAAGTCGGTAATGAAGGCAGAGACTCTGGAGGACATCCGTCGAGCCACCAACAACGATTCCAGACTAGTAGCCCGAATGAAGGAGTTGTCGGACCAGTTTTTTGAATTCTTAGCAGCCGCCCCAGATAGACCCGATGGGCCTTTTACCAGCATTATACACTGTGACTTCTGGATAAATAATATGATGTTTCGTTACG GACCCTCTGGAACACCCATCGAGCTGAAAATTGTCGACTTTCAGACGGCACAGTACGATTCAGTGGTGCATGACATAATCTCGTTTTTGCTATCAAGCGTTGATACGGCTATCTTGGAGATAGAGTTCGAACACATGTTGGAGGCCTACTATGAGGCTTTTGTGCGTTGTCTGCGCCGTGTGGGAGCTAAATTGGAGGTTCACACTTTCAAAGA GTTCCTACTGGAAGTGAAGAGGGTGGCGTACATACAAGTTCCCCACGCAATCTTTATGACGCGCTTTATATTGGCTGACAGCGCACTCATCGGCGATGCAGAGGCTGAGGAATGCCCCAAGCTTACGGATGTGCTGAAGAATACGGGATCGGAGCGTATTAGCCGCAAATTAAGCCAAATTCTGAACTTGGCCGAAAAGTTTGACATATTGTACTAG
- the LOC117135173 gene encoding uncharacterized protein LOC117135173: MGEVPKIKNLPQVIEPHLPEGCTLDSYSTSYLTKPGDNYGSIMLSVQAKIRSADGGIRDLSLIAKLPPLTNDLYWQIFQPERTCITENAVYQYLSPELDKLQLESGILPAHIFDGFPRYYGSRVSLDPRATKVDRDAVLVQENVTMQGYRPGNRHRPYNLAETVLILHYLAQYHALPIALRLKKPQVYEEYVRPYFKKFDMNCNIDQAETEIMNNEILKDIKLVTSDERDVNRVKELLDIFQAFQASNDVDDGPFTTLVHGDLWINNMMLKYGEESTPLKVKIVDFQIAQYGSLVHDIIFVLFSSVDVNVLEDNFYNFLTIYYNAFIQTLRSVNVDTSNYTYELFLEEVQQTAHVQLPHAIFMMKVILADNSTIPKDYKDVDFSVLTKNTGAKTILTKFEAILRLGKKFNIFY; encoded by the exons ATGGGAGAAGTTCCGAAAATCAAGAACTTGCCACAGGTGATCGAGCCTCACTTGCCAGAAGGGTGTACACTGGACTCGTACTCCACTAGCTACCTGACCAAGCCCGGGGACAACTATGGCAGCATTATGTTATCTGTCCAAGCGAAAATCCGCAGTGCAGACGGTGGTATTCGGGATTTGTCGCTGATAGCCAAGTTGCCGCCCCTCACCAACGACCTTTACTGGCAGATCTTCCAACCCGAGCGGACCTGCATTACGGAGAACGCGGTGTACCAGTATCTGTCGCCGGAGCTGGATAAGTTGCAGCTGGAGTCAGGCATCCTGCCCGCCCATATTTTTGACGGCTTCCCGCGATACTACGGCTCCCGCGTATCGTTGGACCCCCGCGCTACAAAAGTGGATCGGGATGCCGTTCTGGTCCAAGAGAACGTCACTATGCAGGGCTACCGCCCAGGTAACAGACACCGGCCTTACAATCTCGCAGAAACTGTGCTTATTCTGCACTATTTGGCCCAGTACCATGCCCTGCCCATCGCCCTGCGCCTGAAAAAACCGCAGGTGTACGAGGAGTATGTGCGACCATACTTCAAGAAGTTCGATATGAACTGTAATATTGATCAGGCCGAGACGGAAATAATGAACAACGAGATTCTAAAGGACATAAAGTTGGTGACCAGCGACGAACGGGATGTAAATCGCGTCAAGGAGCTGCTGGACATTTTCCAGGCCTTTCAAGCTAGCAACGATGTGGACGACGGCCCTTTCACTACCCTCGTGCACGGAGACCTGTGGATCAACAATATGATGCTAAAATACG GAGAGGAAAGCACTCCACTCAAGGTGAAAATCGTTGACTTTCAAATCGCGCAGTACGGATCGTTGGTGCATGATATCATCTTCGTGCTGTTTTCAAGTGTGGACGTAAATGTTCTCGAAGACAATTTCTACAATTTCCTGACCATTTACTACAACGCCTTCATTCAGACCTTGCGCAGCGTGAATGTGGACACCAGCAACTACACATACGAATT GTTTCTCGAAGAGGTACAGCAAACTGCACACGTGCAGTTGCCTCACGCGATCTTTATGATGAAGGTTATACTGGCCGACAACAGTACGATTCCGAAAGACTATAAAGACGTGGATTTCTCGGTGCTCACAAAGAACACTGGAGCAAAAACTATTCTGACAAAATTTGAGGCTATCTTGCGACTAGGAAAAAagtttaatatattttactgA
- the LOC117135176 gene encoding RNA-binding protein 7, whose amino-acid sequence MDLQILMQQMYSDASVMTISERNINGYSYGIQSGQHQLQPIYPFLPTENGDQVVGQLVDDDDEEEEDEEQRTLFCRNLDERVTEEILYEVFLQAGPIEGVRIPTDNNGRPRNFGFVTYQRLCAVPFALDLYQGLELFQKKVTIKQQGGKQLPAYNQSRLRPFIMEAPPQPSPVRHARHSLHDGKPYDRNPFGHNGDQRRRSDSSVMERNRLKPQQHHQHMQGGSRRSDQRQNNKRRLL is encoded by the coding sequence ATGGACTTGCAGATACTAATGCAGCAAATGTATAGTGATGCGTCGGTAATGACGATTTCGGAAAGGAACATAAATGGTTACAGTTATGGAATTCAATCTGGCCAGCACCAACTGCAGCCAATTTACCCTTTCCTGCCCACTGAAAACGGTGACCAGGTGGTTGGGCAACTCgtcgacgacgacgacgaggaggaggaggacgaggagcaaCGGACTCTGTTCTGCCGCAATCTCGACGAGCGCGTGACGGAGGAGATCCTTTACGAGGTGTTCCTGCAAGCCGGCCCCATCGAAGGAGTGCGGATACCGACCGACAACAATGGGCGTCCCCGGAATTTCGGATTTGTCACATACCAACGCCTGTGTGCGGTGCCCTTCGCCCTGGACTTGTACCAGGGCCTTGAACTGTTCCAAAAGAAAGTCACTATCAAGCAGCAGGGCGGCAAGCAGCTACCTGCCTACAACCAAAGTCGTCTACGCCCGTTCATAATGGAGGCTCCACCGCAGCCATCGCCAGTGCGTCACGCCCGCCACAGTTTGCATGACGGCAAGCCGTACGATCGGAATCCGTTTGGACACAACGGCGATCAACGGCGCCGGAGCGACAGCTCCGTAATGGAACGCAACCGGCTAAAGCCACAGCAACACCACCAGCACATGCAGGGAGGCAGCAGAAGATCGGACCAACGCCAGAACAACAAACGCAGATTGCTTTAA